A genomic stretch from Deltaproteobacteria bacterium includes:
- a CDS encoding ketol-acid reductoisomerase (catalyzes the formation of (R)-2,3-dihydroxy-3-methylbutanoate from (S)-2-hydroxy-2-methyl-3-oxobutanoate in valine and isoleucine biosynthesis): protein MRIYYDQDADLNVLQDKTVAIIGYGSQGHAHAQNLRDSGLKVVIGQRPGGPNFDKAVEDGF, encoded by the coding sequence ATGAGAATCTACTACGACCAGGACGCCGACCTGAACGTCCTGCAGGACAAGACCGTGGCCATCATCGGATACGGAAGCCAGGGGCACGCCCACGCCCAGAACCTTCGCGATTCTGGCCTCAAGGTGGTCATCGGCCAGCGACCCGGCGGCCCCAATTTCGACAAGGCCGTGGAGGACGGATTCGA
- the ilvN gene encoding acetolactate synthase small subunit — protein sequence MRHILSILVENEPGVLSRVAGLFSGRGFNIESLNVGPTLEKGVSRMTICTRGDDLIVEQIIKQVRKLVTVIKVVDLTHMQSVDREMVLIKVNAEESHRAEILRIADIFRCKVVDVSAQDLTLEITGDQGKIRPIISLLQRFGVKEFARTGPMAMKRSMQLEED from the coding sequence ATGCGACACATACTTTCCATACTGGTTGAGAACGAGCCCGGAGTACTTTCCCGGGTGGCGGGCCTGTTCAGCGGCAGGGGATTCAATATCGAATCACTCAACGTTGGTCCGACCCTGGAAAAAGGGGTTTCCCGGATGACCATCTGCACCCGGGGAGACGATTTGATCGTCGAGCAGATCATCAAGCAGGTCCGCAAGTTGGTCACGGTCATCAAGGTGGTGGACCTGACCCATATGCAGTCCGTGGACCGGGAAATGGTGCTCATCAAGGTCAACGCCGAAGAGTCGCACCGTGCCGAGATCCTTCGCATCGCCGATATTTTTCGTTGTAAGGTGGTCGATGTCAGCGCCCAGGACCTGACTCTGGAGATCACCGGGGATCAGGGCAAGATTCGGCCGATCATCAGCTTGCTGCAGAGATTTGGGGTCAAGGAATTCGCCAGGACTGGACCCATGGCCATGAAACGGTCCATGCAATTGGAAGAGGATTGA
- the ilvB gene encoding biosynthetic-type acetolactate synthase large subunit, whose translation MELTGAKILLECLGREGVDTVFGFPGGAVIDIYDQIPNYPMQHVLVRHEQGAVHAADGYARASGKVGVCLVTSGPGATNTVTGIATAYMDSIPLVIFTGQVPTSLIGNDAFQEADIVGITRPCTKHNYLVKDVRDLAMVVKQAFYLARTGRPGPVLVDLPKDVVQAKTEFEYPDSIKMRSYNPNYQPNHKQLQKVGELLSFSRRPVIYAGGGVISSEASEELTGLARHLNIPVTTTLMGLGAFPGDDPLWLGMLGMHGTYAANMAIGNCDLLLSVGARFDDRVTGKISSFASKAKIVHIDIDPTSIQKNVVVDVPIVSDCRLALKGLRSVLGRETTDWQAKHADWRREVDGWMASHPLTYEKCDGPIKPQAVVEMLYEITKGEAIISTEVGQNQMWAAQFFKYTKPRTLLTSGGLGTMGYGFPAAIGAQFAFPDRLVIDIAGDGSIQMNIQEMATAVSYELPVKIVILNNGYLGMVRQWQDLFYDKNYCSTCLHRNPDFVALALAYGAEGYRITRQEDLEPVLRKALASKSPAIIDVQVAQEENVYPMVPAGAALTDMLLV comes from the coding sequence ATGGAGCTCACAGGGGCAAAAATTCTTCTCGAGTGTCTGGGCCGGGAAGGTGTGGACACAGTCTTTGGCTTTCCCGGAGGGGCTGTCATCGACATCTACGACCAAATTCCCAACTATCCCATGCAGCACGTGCTCGTCAGACACGAGCAGGGAGCGGTTCACGCGGCCGACGGCTACGCCCGGGCCTCGGGCAAGGTAGGGGTCTGTCTGGTCACCTCCGGCCCAGGGGCGACCAACACAGTAACCGGCATCGCCACAGCCTACATGGATTCCATCCCTCTGGTCATTTTTACCGGTCAGGTTCCTACTAGCCTGATCGGTAACGATGCCTTCCAAGAGGCCGACATTGTGGGTATTACCAGGCCGTGCACCAAGCACAACTATTTGGTCAAGGACGTCCGCGATCTGGCCATGGTCGTCAAACAGGCATTCTATCTGGCCCGGACCGGGCGGCCCGGTCCGGTGTTGGTGGATCTGCCCAAGGACGTGGTTCAGGCCAAGACCGAGTTCGAGTATCCTGACTCGATAAAAATGCGGAGCTACAACCCGAATTATCAGCCCAATCACAAGCAGCTCCAGAAAGTGGGCGAACTCCTGTCCTTTTCTCGCAGGCCGGTGATCTACGCCGGAGGCGGAGTCATCTCCTCGGAAGCCTCAGAGGAGTTAACCGGTTTGGCTAGGCATCTGAACATTCCAGTGACCACGACCCTCATGGGCCTCGGGGCCTTCCCTGGTGACGATCCGCTCTGGCTGGGCATGCTCGGAATGCATGGGACCTACGCGGCCAATATGGCCATCGGCAACTGTGATCTGCTCCTCTCCGTGGGGGCTAGGTTCGATGACCGGGTGACCGGCAAGATCAGTTCCTTCGCCTCCAAGGCCAAGATCGTACACATCGACATCGATCCGACGTCCATCCAGAAGAATGTGGTGGTGGACGTGCCCATCGTGTCTGATTGCCGCTTGGCCCTCAAGGGGTTGCGGAGCGTTTTGGGCCGGGAAACAACCGATTGGCAGGCCAAGCATGCCGACTGGCGGCGGGAGGTGGACGGCTGGATGGCATCCCATCCGTTGACATACGAGAAGTGCGACGGACCGATCAAGCCTCAGGCCGTGGTGGAAATGCTCTATGAGATCACCAAGGGTGAGGCCATTATTTCCACCGAGGTTGGCCAGAATCAGATGTGGGCCGCCCAGTTCTTCAAATACACCAAGCCGAGAACCCTTCTGACCTCCGGTGGCCTGGGAACCATGGGTTACGGCTTCCCCGCGGCCATAGGTGCTCAGTTCGCCTTTCCGGATCGTCTGGTGATCGATATCGCCGGTGACGGCTCCATCCAGATGAACATCCAGGAGATGGCCACGGCGGTCAGCTACGAACTTCCGGTCAAGATCGTTATTTTGAACAACGGCTATCTGGGCATGGTGCGGCAGTGGCAGGATTTGTTCTACGATAAGAATTACTGTTCCACCTGCCTGCATCGAAATCCCGATTTCGTGGCCCTGGCCTTGGCCTACGGGGCCGAGGGCTACAGGATCACTAGGCAGGAAGACCTGGAGCCGGTGCTTCGCAAGGCCTTGGCCTCGAAAAGTCCGGCCATAATCGACGTGCAGGTGGCCCAGGAGGAAAACGTCTACCCCATGGTCCCGGCCGGGGCCGCCCTGACGGACATGCTGCTCGTCTAG
- a CDS encoding DUF465 domain-containing protein codes for MEQHEIELIVKYAPENEELRDLWEKHQEYERQVEKLVSKPFLTPGDELELKQIKKTKLAGKTRIQVILDSYQRTGD; via the coding sequence ATGGAACAGCACGAGATCGAACTTATCGTCAAGTATGCCCCGGAGAATGAAGAGCTCAGGGACCTTTGGGAAAAACATCAGGAGTACGAGCGCCAGGTCGAAAAATTGGTTTCCAAGCCCTTTTTGACGCCGGGGGACGAGTTGGAGCTTAAGCAGATCAAGAAGACCAAGCTCGCCGGGAAGACCAGAATTCAGGTGATCCTCGATTCGTATCAGCGTACGGGAGACTAG
- a CDS encoding YggU family protein, with product MSNIEPTCLPSCVTKSRKGWVLRLWVQPRAGNDAVCGMHGEALKVRITAPPVDNKANEALVKMLSGFLGIRPGDLKIEVGQTGRRKVVVIAEDARPDWNRLKENL from the coding sequence ATGTCGAATATTGAACCCACATGTCTGCCGTCATGCGTGACCAAGAGCCGCAAGGGATGGGTTCTGCGTCTGTGGGTCCAACCCAGAGCTGGAAACGATGCCGTGTGCGGGATGCACGGAGAGGCCCTCAAGGTGCGCATCACGGCCCCACCTGTGGATAACAAGGCAAACGAGGCTTTGGTCAAGATGTTGTCGGGATTTTTGGGTATCAGGCCGGGGGATTTGAAGATCGAGGTCGGGCAGACGGGTCGCCGGAAGGTTGTAGTCATCGCCGAGGATGCCCGGCCGGATTGGAATCGATTGAAAGAGAATCTGTGA
- a CDS encoding YggT family protein: MFVFGNLFQALASVLDMVLNLYFWIVIVSALLSWVNPDPYNPIVRILNSLTQPVFAKVRQWLPFTYFSGLDLSPVVVLLAIQFLRMFIVRTLFQAGGHM, translated from the coding sequence GTGTTCGTTTTCGGCAATCTCTTTCAGGCCCTGGCCAGCGTCTTGGACATGGTCCTCAATCTCTATTTCTGGATCGTGATCGTCTCGGCCCTTTTGTCCTGGGTCAACCCCGACCCCTACAACCCCATCGTCCGGATTCTCAACTCCCTGACCCAGCCCGTGTTCGCCAAGGTCAGACAGTGGCTGCCTTTCACCTATTTCAGCGGCCTGGACCTTTCACCGGTGGTCGTTCTCCTGGCCATCCAGTTCCTGCGGATGTTCATCGTCCGGACCTTGTTTCAGGCCGGGGGCCACATGTGA
- a CDS encoding HAD family hydrolase produces MICGPETPLTVVAGLRGVIFDCDGVLFDSLEVNRCYYNLIREALGLPPMNEDELAFVHTHHVADSVAKIVPRELLERAEAVRASIDYRKLIPLMRPSPGLPSLLSTLRTLGLGLAVNTNRTDTMDFVLKHFALEGIFDPVVTSRMVSRPKPDPESLDLILGRWSLQSHQVVFIGDSDLDHGAARAGGVPFWSYGNRDLESDMLILDFDDLRALFLRAHSVGNQQ; encoded by the coding sequence ATGATCTGTGGGCCGGAAACGCCGCTGACCGTGGTGGCCGGCCTGAGGGGAGTGATTTTCGATTGTGACGGAGTCCTGTTCGATTCCCTGGAAGTCAACCGCTGTTATTACAATCTGATCCGCGAGGCTCTGGGCCTTCCGCCCATGAACGAGGACGAACTGGCTTTTGTCCACACCCATCACGTAGCCGACTCCGTTGCCAAAATTGTGCCCAGGGAGCTTTTGGAACGAGCCGAGGCCGTCCGGGCATCCATCGACTATCGAAAATTGATTCCACTGATGCGTCCTTCTCCGGGTTTGCCGTCTTTATTGTCTACCCTCCGGACGCTGGGCCTCGGGCTGGCGGTAAACACAAACCGGACGGACACCATGGATTTCGTGCTTAAGCATTTCGCGCTCGAAGGCATCTTCGATCCGGTGGTCACTTCCCGAATGGTCTCCCGGCCCAAACCCGACCCGGAGAGTCTGGACCTCATTCTCGGCCGATGGAGCCTACAATCCCATCAGGTTGTCTTCATAGGCGACTCCGACCTGGACCATGGGGCGGCCAGGGCCGGAGGGGTTCCGTTCTGGTCCTACGGGAACCGGGACCTGGAGTCAGACATGCTCATTCTGGATTTCGACGATCTGCGGGCCCTTTTTCTGCGGGCCCATTCTGTCGGCAATCAACAATAG